In Lacibacter sp. H375, one DNA window encodes the following:
- a CDS encoding serine hydrolase: MKKMFFLCIAVLMLQSASAQTTDKRLAGLDTFINRILKEWSAAGVTVAVVEKNKVILAKGFGYKDYENKVPVTENTLFAIGSCTKAFTSSLLAFPMKDGKLDLDKPVTQYLPELRFIDDELNNNVTARDMMSHRTGLPRHDLAWYGSSTKRDSLVYIIRYFEKTAPLRRAWQYNNFMFVTQGVLAEKLSGKSWDALVREHLFTPLNMMSSNTSMNDHVKAPDYSFGYNEKDGVVTRMKFMNIDGIGPAGAINSNAKDMANWVMMWVNGGKFNGKEILPAAYYNQAISSQMVIGAGLPSKEQPDVFFSNYGFAWFLANYRGHYRVDHGGNIDGFSSSTSFYPTDSIGIFVSVNQNGSPIPGIIRNTIADRLLGLKYKDWHRTQKVAADKAKAAAKEKLKADSTQRKMGTRPTHAITDYTGTFTNEGYGSLTIEQQKDSLVAKFNALTFKVKHYHYNYFNFIPVADGADADEDDALKGQFNINIKGEIESLSLPLQTGVKEIEFRKKVETIDVSKADLEKYVGEYELPGPTIVKAYLKGDKTLMVLVPGQPDYEMIPVKKDLFNFKAISGFSVRFEKNDAGEVTALYFIQPNGTFKATRKK; this comes from the coding sequence ATGAAAAAAATGTTCTTTCTCTGCATTGCAGTATTAATGCTGCAATCGGCAAGTGCACAAACAACTGACAAACGCTTAGCTGGTCTTGACACATTTATCAATCGTATTTTAAAAGAATGGAGTGCTGCAGGTGTAACTGTTGCTGTGGTTGAAAAGAACAAAGTGATCCTTGCAAAAGGTTTTGGTTATAAAGATTACGAAAACAAAGTACCCGTTACTGAAAACACATTATTCGCCATTGGTAGCTGTACAAAAGCATTCACATCCTCACTTCTTGCATTCCCGATGAAAGATGGAAAGCTTGATCTTGATAAACCAGTGACGCAATACCTCCCTGAGTTGCGTTTTATCGATGATGAGTTAAACAACAACGTTACTGCAAGAGATATGATGAGTCATCGTACAGGTTTACCACGGCATGATCTTGCATGGTATGGTTCAAGTACAAAGAGAGATAGTTTGGTCTACATCATTCGCTATTTTGAAAAAACTGCGCCGCTGCGCAGAGCATGGCAATACAACAACTTTATGTTCGTAACCCAAGGTGTATTGGCAGAAAAATTAAGTGGAAAGAGTTGGGATGCATTGGTAAGAGAACACCTCTTTACACCGCTGAACATGATGTCCTCAAATACATCAATGAATGATCACGTAAAAGCACCCGATTATTCATTTGGTTACAATGAGAAAGATGGAGTAGTGACAAGAATGAAATTCATGAACATTGATGGCATTGGTCCTGCCGGCGCAATCAACTCCAATGCAAAAGATATGGCGAATTGGGTAATGATGTGGGTGAACGGCGGAAAGTTCAATGGAAAAGAAATTTTACCTGCAGCTTATTATAACCAGGCCATCAGTTCTCAAATGGTGATTGGTGCAGGTTTACCAAGTAAAGAACAACCTGATGTATTCTTCAGCAATTATGGTTTTGCATGGTTTCTTGCAAACTATCGTGGTCATTATCGTGTTGATCATGGTGGTAATATTGATGGTTTCAGCAGCAGCACATCCTTCTACCCAACCGATAGCATTGGCATTTTTGTTTCAGTTAATCAAAACGGATCTCCGATCCCGGGTATTATCCGCAATACGATTGCTGATCGTTTATTAGGTTTAAAATACAAAGACTGGCATCGTACGCAAAAAGTGGCTGCAGATAAAGCAAAAGCCGCTGCAAAAGAAAAACTGAAAGCAGACAGCACGCAACGCAAAATGGGCACAAGACCTACACATGCTATCACAGATTATACAGGCACTTTTACGAATGAAGGTTATGGCAGCTTAACAATTGAGCAGCAAAAAGATTCACTTGTTGCGAAATTCAATGCCTTAACATTTAAGGTGAAGCATTATCATTACAACTATTTTAATTTTATTCCGGTTGCTGATGGTGCTGATGCCGATGAAGATGATGCACTGAAGGGGCAATTCAATATTAATATAAAAGGTGAGATTGAATCGCTTTCGTTACCATTGCAAACTGGTGTAAAGGAAATTGAATTTAGAAAGAAAGTAGAAACAATTGACGTAAGCAAAGCAGACCTGGAGAAGTATGTTGGCGAATATGAATTACCCGGGCCAACGATTGTGAAAGCATATCTCAAAGGTGACAAAACGTTGATGGTGTTGGTACCCGGTCAACCAGATTATGAAATGATCCCTGTAAAAAAAGATCTGTTCAATTTTAAAGCTATCAGCGGGTTCAGTGTTAGGTTTGAAAAGAATGATGCAGGTGAAGTAACAGCATTATATTTCATTCAACCGAACGGAACATTTAAAGCAACCAGAAAAAAATAA
- a CDS encoding trans-sulfuration enzyme family protein yields the protein MEFSTRIIHEDNIKDGSGAVMSPIILSTTFERGEDGISYPGGFFYSRYDNPNRHSLEQKLAKMENAAACVSFASGLAAATNVFQSLKTGDHIILPDDTYFSIRTILDAMFGGFGLSYTLVDMTDHAAIEQAIKPSTKLIWMESPSNPSLKITDIAVVVAIAKKHNCFTVADNTWATPFYTRPTDLGVDISLHSTTKYLGGHSDILGGALIFKETNERYERIRAFQKLGGAVPSPYDCWLLCRSLTTFVARMPIHSNNAMQLAQYLEVHPKIERVLYPGLPSHPQHAVAAKQMQNGFGGMLSILVKGDRSAALKLADKLQLFTHATSLGGVESLIEHRKSIEGDLSPTSDNLLRISVGIEDVKDLINDFEQALNSLS from the coding sequence ATGGAATTTTCAACACGCATTATACACGAAGACAATATTAAAGATGGAAGCGGAGCTGTCATGTCGCCAATTATTTTGTCAACCACATTCGAACGTGGAGAAGATGGCATCAGTTACCCAGGTGGTTTCTTTTATTCAAGGTATGACAACCCTAACCGCCATTCGCTGGAACAGAAACTGGCGAAGATGGAGAATGCTGCAGCGTGTGTAAGTTTCGCATCGGGGCTTGCAGCAGCGACAAACGTATTTCAGAGTTTGAAAACAGGTGATCATATTATTTTGCCAGATGATACCTATTTCTCAATCCGAACTATTCTTGATGCAATGTTTGGAGGCTTCGGTTTATCCTACACGCTGGTGGATATGACTGATCATGCAGCTATTGAGCAAGCGATAAAACCAAGCACGAAACTTATCTGGATGGAATCACCATCAAACCCTTCATTGAAAATAACAGATATTGCCGTTGTTGTTGCCATTGCAAAAAAACATAATTGCTTTACTGTTGCCGATAATACATGGGCTACTCCATTTTATACAAGACCAACTGATCTTGGCGTTGACATTTCTTTACATTCCACTACAAAATATTTAGGCGGACATAGTGATATTCTTGGCGGTGCGTTGATCTTTAAAGAAACAAATGAACGCTATGAACGCATCCGTGCATTTCAGAAACTTGGCGGTGCAGTTCCATCGCCTTACGATTGCTGGTTACTGTGCAGAAGTCTGACAACTTTTGTTGCACGTATGCCTATTCATTCGAACAATGCAATGCAACTGGCACAATACTTAGAAGTACATCCAAAAATTGAACGTGTGTTGTACCCAGGTCTTCCATCACATCCTCAACATGCCGTTGCAGCAAAGCAAATGCAGAATGGTTTTGGTGGTATGCTTTCAATTCTTGTAAAAGGTGATCGTTCAGCAGCGTTGAAACTAGCAGATAAATTACAACTGTTTACCCATGCAACAAGTCTGGGTGGTGTAGAAAGTTTAATTGAGCACCGCAAATCAATTGAAGGTGATCTTTCACCGACATCTGATAACTTACTGCGTATTTCTGTTGGCATTGAAGATGTGAAGGATCTGATCAATGATTTTGAACAGGCTTTAAATTCTTTATCATAA
- a CDS encoding DinB family protein has translation MKELLSAYAAYNRWAYQTLTDAILKMDEHLHQQIVKSSFPNLYATVLHLWDAESIWWQRMEGHQQMVIPSKQFNPTMKEAINGLLQQAGEWERFVSTTTDENLQREFYYKNMKGESFRSAVWQITHHLFNHGTYHRGQLVTMMRELGVTEIPATDFIHWYRTRV, from the coding sequence ATGAAAGAATTACTATCAGCTTATGCTGCATATAACCGTTGGGCTTATCAAACGCTTACAGATGCGATCCTTAAAATGGATGAGCATCTGCATCAGCAGATCGTTAAAAGCAGTTTCCCGAATTTGTATGCAACTGTTCTTCATCTGTGGGATGCGGAAAGTATTTGGTGGCAACGCATGGAAGGGCATCAGCAAATGGTGATACCCAGCAAACAATTCAATCCAACAATGAAAGAAGCGATAAACGGTTTGTTGCAACAAGCAGGAGAATGGGAACGGTTTGTCAGCACCACCACAGATGAAAATCTGCAGCGGGAGTTTTATTATAAGAACATGAAAGGCGAATCATTTCGTTCAGCAGTTTGGCAGATCACTCATCATTTGTTTAATCATGGCACTTACCATCGTGGTCAATTAGTGACGATGATGCGGGAGTTGGGGGTTACAGAAATTCCTGCAACCGATTTTATACATTGGTATCGCACAAGAGTTTGA
- a CDS encoding GrpB family protein — protein sequence MLIQDYIATWAFNFQAIKTILAEALSDVLVLIEHIGSTAVPGLAAKPIIDIDIIFENNTDFNTIKNRLESIGYYHNGNQGIMNRDVFKRANESTKHTVLDSVTHHLYVCPAHSEELKRHLLFRNYLRTNEDARNEYQQLKLSLAQEVDHNQKLYAQLKEEKARPFIEQD from the coding sequence ATGCTCATACAGGACTATATAGCAACCTGGGCTTTCAATTTTCAGGCAATCAAAACAATACTTGCTGAAGCTTTGTCGGATGTCCTGGTTTTAATTGAACACATCGGCAGCACAGCTGTTCCCGGCCTTGCAGCAAAACCAATTATAGATATTGACATCATTTTCGAAAATAATACCGATTTTAATACAATCAAAAACAGGTTAGAAAGTATCGGTTATTATCACAACGGCAACCAAGGCATAATGAACAGAGATGTTTTTAAACGAGCTAACGAATCAACCAAGCATACTGTATTAGACAGCGTTACACACCACCTTTACGTTTGCCCGGCTCACAGCGAAGAATTAAAACGACATCTTCTATTCAGAAATTATTTGCGTACGAATGAAGATGCAAGAAACGAGTACCAGCAACTGAAGTTGAGCCTTGCACAAGAGGTCGATCACAATCAAAAACTCTATGCACAGTTGAAAGAAGAAAAAGCACGACCATTTATTGAACAGGATTGA
- a CDS encoding Kelch repeat-containing protein has protein sequence MWVLVLPVACKPEYSCENCKGENQPPIAKAGSDKTIKLPNDSTLLDGSASTDPDGRITEWLWKKIAGPSSFSIKDTTASKTLVNKLVPGVYSFELKVVDNEGLFAKDTVKILVDSATAPNRPPVARAGQDQTITLPVNKTLLDGSGSTDPDNNIIGYAWRKIAGPPNSVFSDPVAIKAEALDLTNGVYQFELTVTDADGLFSTDTIQVTVNISPNKSPISEAGNDFTITYNLQTCSMEPSSITLDGKLSRDPDGTIVSYQWSVVFAESSTASITNPAASTTTVTGLVPGSYGFRLRVADNDGAFDDDTIVVNTVYSNRPLINARLIPIGTLNDPRKISVVAAVGNKIIFAGGSSVPSGPGPSFSSSVDIYDITTNSWSRENLSQARSGMTVATMGTKVFFAGGTGMLPSGSVGLTSRVDIYDAAAGTWATMEMPHADGLLSSLASGNKLVIVGGNFADIYDTRSRTWKTINFGQPRYLITATNVKGKFYFAGGVTNKSTLTPTSRIDIYDPVTDSWSVSQLSKPKYGMSGLLARNLIWAGGMVSGNTSNEVEMLDAFSNAISFSCLFQPNSFSAFSSGSLNGKAVFFVANGKAKNKFDIYDPLTNIWSIGVLDQPITAPIIISANGSIYVAGSSDAYQRQVWKLEF, from the coding sequence ATGTGGGTTTTGGTATTGCCGGTTGCCTGCAAGCCGGAATATTCCTGCGAAAATTGCAAAGGAGAGAATCAGCCGCCAATCGCTAAAGCCGGCTCTGATAAAACGATCAAATTGCCAAACGACAGTACCTTGCTCGATGGAAGTGCTTCTACTGATCCTGATGGTAGAATAACAGAATGGTTATGGAAAAAAATTGCAGGCCCGTCTTCGTTTTCAATAAAAGACACAACAGCAAGTAAAACCCTCGTAAATAAATTAGTTCCCGGTGTATATAGTTTTGAATTGAAAGTGGTGGATAATGAAGGACTGTTTGCCAAAGACACTGTGAAAATTCTTGTTGACAGTGCGACAGCACCTAACAGACCTCCTGTTGCAAGAGCAGGACAAGATCAAACCATTACATTGCCTGTAAATAAGACATTGCTTGATGGAAGTGGTTCAACTGATCCTGACAATAATATTATTGGCTACGCCTGGAGAAAAATTGCCGGTCCGCCGAATTCTGTTTTTTCAGATCCTGTTGCAATTAAAGCGGAAGCATTAGATCTTACCAATGGCGTTTACCAGTTTGAGTTAACGGTTACTGATGCTGACGGATTATTTTCTACAGATACGATTCAAGTGACTGTAAACATCTCACCAAATAAATCTCCCATCTCAGAAGCAGGCAATGATTTCACAATCACTTATAATCTGCAAACCTGCAGTATGGAACCATCTTCAATTACATTAGATGGAAAATTATCGAGAGACCCGGATGGAACGATAGTATCCTATCAATGGTCTGTAGTATTTGCAGAAAGCTCTACTGCATCAATCACTAATCCTGCTGCATCAACCACAACCGTTACCGGTCTCGTGCCGGGTTCGTATGGATTTCGATTAAGAGTTGCTGATAATGATGGTGCGTTTGATGATGATACGATTGTTGTGAATACTGTGTACAGCAACAGGCCGTTGATCAACGCCCGTCTTATTCCAATTGGAACGTTGAATGATCCCAGAAAAATAAGTGTAGTAGCTGCAGTTGGTAATAAAATAATTTTTGCTGGCGGCTCATCTGTTCCTTCTGGTCCGGGACCTAGCTTTTCTTCATCAGTTGATATTTATGATATAACCACAAATTCATGGAGTAGAGAAAATTTAAGCCAGGCAAGATCAGGTATGACGGTTGCTACTATGGGGACTAAAGTTTTTTTTGCAGGAGGCACTGGCATGCTTCCATCCGGTAGCGTCGGATTAACATCACGTGTTGATATTTACGATGCAGCAGCAGGCACTTGGGCTACCATGGAAATGCCTCATGCAGATGGCTTATTGTCTTCGTTAGCTTCAGGAAATAAACTAGTAATAGTTGGAGGTAATTTTGCTGATATATATGATACCCGAAGTAGAACATGGAAAACAATAAACTTCGGCCAGCCACGCTATTTAATTACTGCAACCAATGTAAAAGGTAAATTTTATTTTGCCGGAGGTGTTACCAATAAATCAACACTAACGCCAACTTCAAGAATTGATATTTATGATCCGGTTACTGATTCATGGTCTGTTTCTCAACTAAGTAAGCCTAAGTATGGTATGTCTGGGTTACTTGCAAGAAATTTGATTTGGGCGGGAGGTATGGTTTCAGGAAACACATCAAACGAAGTTGAGATGCTTGATGCGTTTTCAAATGCAATTTCGTTTTCCTGTTTGTTTCAACCTAATTCTTTTTCAGCATTTAGTTCTGGTTCGTTAAATGGTAAAGCTGTGTTTTTTGTAGCGAATGGCAAAGCAAAAAACAAGTTCGATATCTATGATCCGCTTACGAATATTTGGTCAATCGGTGTTTTGGATCAACCCATAACAGCGCCAATTATTATTTCAGCTAATGGTAGTATTTATGTTGCCGGTAGTAGTGATGCTTATCAAAGGCAGGTATGGAAATTGGAGTTTTAA
- a CDS encoding beta-ketoacyl-ACP synthase III, which produces MSKKITAAITAVAGWVPEDRLTNFDLEKMVDTNDEWIRTRTGISERRILKGEGLATSDMIVPAVLDLCKKRGIDPSEIDCMIVGTVTPDMVFPSTANVVCDKIGAVNAWGFDLSAACSGFLFSLTTGASYIESGRYKKVVVVGADKMSAIIDYTDRNTCVIFGDGAACVLLEPNEDGYGVLDSILKSDGAGRNFLNMKAGGSLRPATMETVANREHFAYQEGKTVFKFAVKGMADVSADLLERNNLTGDDIAWLVPHQANLRIIDATAERMGLAKEKVMINIQKFGNTTAGTIPLCLWEWESQLKKGDNIVLAAFGGGFTWGATWIKWAYDGK; this is translated from the coding sequence ATGAGCAAAAAAATCACTGCGGCGATTACAGCTGTTGCCGGCTGGGTTCCTGAAGACCGGCTTACCAATTTTGATTTAGAGAAAATGGTTGATACCAACGACGAATGGATCCGCACCCGTACCGGCATTTCTGAACGCCGGATTTTGAAAGGCGAAGGACTTGCTACTTCCGATATGATCGTTCCTGCTGTACTAGACCTTTGCAAAAAGCGTGGCATTGACCCCTCAGAAATCGATTGTATGATCGTGGGTACAGTTACTCCTGATATGGTATTCCCTTCAACTGCTAATGTGGTATGCGATAAGATTGGCGCTGTAAATGCATGGGGCTTTGATTTGAGTGCAGCTTGCAGCGGATTTCTTTTCTCACTTACTACCGGCGCCTCATATATCGAAAGCGGCCGTTATAAGAAAGTTGTTGTTGTGGGTGCAGATAAGATGAGTGCTATAATTGATTATACAGACCGTAACACCTGTGTAATATTTGGTGATGGTGCAGCTTGTGTGTTGCTTGAACCAAATGAAGATGGTTACGGTGTACTGGATAGTATTTTAAAAAGTGATGGTGCAGGCAGAAATTTTCTGAACATGAAAGCTGGCGGCAGTCTTCGTCCGGCAACGATGGAAACTGTTGCCAACCGTGAACACTTTGCTTACCAGGAAGGAAAAACCGTGTTTAAGTTTGCCGTAAAAGGCATGGCCGATGTTAGTGCAGATTTGTTGGAGCGTAATAATTTAACAGGCGATGACATTGCATGGCTGGTGCCACACCAAGCCAACCTGCGTATTATTGATGCTACTGCAGAACGAATGGGTTTGGCAAAAGAAAAAGTGATGATCAATATTCAAAAATTTGGCAACACCACTGCCGGCACTATTCCTCTCTGTTTGTGGGAGTGGGAAAGTCAATTAAAGAAAGGTGATAATATTGTGCTTGCTGCATTTGGCGGTGGTTTTACATGGGGTGCTACGTGGATCAAGTGGGCGTACGATGGCAAATAA
- the ruvA gene encoding Holliday junction branch migration protein RuvA yields the protein MFAYLKGAFTLKTPTVVHIDVHGVGYEVQVSLNTYSKIQSLNEGTLFTHLLVREDAHILYGFYDRHEKDVFLHLLSVSGVGASTARMMLSSLQADEVVRAILSGNEGLLESVKGIGKKTAQRIVLELRDKLAKSPVEANISTLNHNSLELDALTAMTALGIARNAAESAIKKARQNSTEFTEVQELIKAALKCL from the coding sequence ATGTTTGCATACCTCAAAGGAGCGTTTACCCTCAAAACCCCAACTGTTGTTCACATTGATGTTCATGGTGTTGGCTATGAAGTACAAGTGAGCCTGAACACTTATTCCAAAATTCAATCGTTGAATGAAGGCACTTTATTCACTCACTTGCTTGTGAGAGAAGACGCCCATATTCTGTACGGCTTCTACGACAGGCATGAAAAAGACGTTTTTTTGCACCTCCTTAGCGTGAGTGGGGTTGGAGCATCCACAGCCCGCATGATGCTGTCTTCGCTCCAGGCCGATGAAGTAGTGAGGGCTATTCTTTCCGGTAATGAAGGACTTTTAGAAAGCGTAAAAGGCATCGGAAAAAAGACTGCTCAGCGCATTGTTTTGGAACTGCGGGATAAATTAGCCAAGAGCCCCGTGGAAGCGAATATTTCTACGCTGAATCACAATAGTTTAGAGCTTGATGCGTTAACTGCTATGACCGCTTTAGGCATAGCCCGAAATGCAGCAGAGTCAGCCATCAAAAAAGCCCGGCAAAACAGTACGGAGTTTACCGAGGTTCAGGAACTGATAAAAGCAGCGTTGAAGTGCCTTTAG